The Engystomops pustulosus chromosome 1, aEngPut4.maternal, whole genome shotgun sequence genome has a window encoding:
- the LOC140102034 gene encoding alveolar macrophage chemotactic factor-like → MQDKFPSSSVFILLQLSALLIIFMGMTEAVDLRCQCIKTVSVQKPIDKRQVLNIELIKSGPYCSEVEVIVTLKNGQKNCLDPEIKWVKRLIKNIFKKKSMKNKVKLQKKD, encoded by the exons ATGCAGGACAAATTCCCATCCTCATCTGTATTTATTTTGCTTCAGCTTTCAGCACTGCTGATCATCTTCATGG GTATGACTGAGGCAGTGGATCTGCGTTGTCAATGTATCAAAACTGTCAGTGTCCAAAAACCCATTGATAAAAGACAAGTTCTGAATATTGAACTTATCAAAAGTGGTCCTTATTGCTCCGAAGTAGAAGTCAT CGTTACACTTAAAAATGGGCAGAAAAACTGTTTAGATCCAGAAATCAAGTGGGTAAAACGTTTGATCAAGaacatttttaagaaaaag AGCATGAAGAATAAAGTTAAGCTACAAAAAAAGGATTAA